A genome region from Hymenobacter tibetensis includes the following:
- a CDS encoding 4'-phosphopantetheinyl transferase family protein, with amino-acid sequence MPAVTVLCNTTIPTPSTRFPDKLYSNSVHLFAVETSTHKNLVHHAEHILCESEIAKAGSYHQLEKREQYVISKCALRILLGAYRKQHGQALEFAGGFNSKPMLVGLEPLYFSISYTSGCTLIGIALDSIGVDIEKVDGAFRYQDISETCFSLREQAYIAQSATPSVAFYQLWTRKEALVKATSKGIDDDLQSVPSLNGLHVMQGELLATASNWTTSSVLLSPAYSAAVSYPSSSTARDIIVHTPNDLPPLLFTY; translated from the coding sequence ATGCCTGCCGTAACGGTGTTGTGCAACACCACCATCCCCACACCTAGCACCCGTTTTCCCGACAAACTCTACAGCAACAGCGTGCACCTGTTTGCTGTAGAGACAAGCACTCATAAAAACCTAGTCCACCACGCAGAGCACATCCTTTGTGAAAGCGAGATAGCCAAAGCAGGAAGCTATCATCAGTTGGAAAAACGAGAGCAGTATGTAATCAGCAAATGTGCTTTGCGCATTCTGCTTGGAGCATACCGCAAACAGCACGGCCAGGCTTTAGAATTCGCAGGTGGCTTCAACAGCAAGCCCATGCTTGTTGGCTTGGAACCGCTTTATTTTTCTATTTCATACACTTCTGGCTGCACACTGATTGGCATTGCCCTCGACTCCATAGGAGTAGATATAGAAAAGGTAGATGGCGCCTTCCGTTACCAAGACATCAGTGAAACGTGTTTCAGCTTGCGAGAGCAGGCGTACATCGCGCAGAGTGCCACTCCTTCCGTTGCGTTCTATCAACTCTGGACGCGCAAGGAAGCGTTGGTGAAGGCTACCAGCAAAGGCATTGATGACGATTTGCAGTCTGTGCCTTCTCTAAACGGTTTGCACGTGATGCAAGGCGAACTACTGGCCACAGCTAGCAACTGGACAACCAGCAGTGTCCTTCTCAGCCCTGCTTACAGCGCGGCCGTATCATATCCGTCTTCTTCCACAGCCAGAGACATAATAGTACACACCCCTAACGACCTACCCCCCCTGCTGTTCACTTACTAG
- the otsB gene encoding trehalose-phosphatase — protein MATQVAIISGRDRHTLTKWFGDLPIGLIAEHGAWLRPPNEEWSLIHTLRSEWQQEMQPVMELYVGRTAGSYIEQKDFSLAWHFRRADPELGLVRARELMSHLTFLASNTDLQVVEGDKVVEVRNAGIHKGAAALRWISLYQPDYILALGNDHTDEDMFRAVPSDAYTIKVGISPRSEARHHVPRINDARRLLQRLLAPAN, from the coding sequence ATGGCCACCCAGGTCGCCATCATTAGTGGCCGCGACCGGCATACGCTTACTAAATGGTTCGGTGACTTGCCCATCGGCCTGATTGCAGAACATGGCGCGTGGTTGCGGCCACCGAACGAGGAATGGTCGTTGATCCATACGTTGCGGTCCGAATGGCAACAGGAGATGCAGCCTGTTATGGAGTTGTATGTCGGGCGGACTGCGGGGTCATACATCGAGCAGAAAGACTTTTCACTGGCGTGGCACTTCCGCCGCGCCGACCCCGAACTGGGGCTGGTGCGCGCCCGCGAACTGATGAGCCACCTCACGTTTCTAGCCTCCAATACGGACCTTCAAGTGGTGGAAGGCGACAAAGTGGTGGAAGTACGCAATGCCGGAATCCATAAAGGAGCAGCCGCGTTGCGCTGGATCAGTCTGTACCAGCCTGATTACATACTGGCCCTAGGCAACGACCACACCGATGAGGATATGTTCCGAGCAGTTCCATCTGATGCCTACACCATCAAAGTGGGCATCTCTCCCCGTTCAGAAGCGCGCCACCATGTTCCGCGCATCAATGATGCGCGCCGCCTACTGCAACGACTGTTAGCACCTGCCAACTAA
- a CDS encoding bifunctional alpha,alpha-trehalose-phosphate synthase (UDP-forming)/trehalose-phosphatase yields MAKTIIVSNRLPVKVLRTDDKLSFQPSEGGLATGLGSIYRSGDNVWVGWPGLTVEGAEEQDLVVEELRANSMSPVFLTKAEFRDYHEGFCNETLWPTFHYFAQYAVFDDATWAAYVAVNEKFCQAVLEQAGPEDTIWVHDYQLLLLPSLLRQARPQATIGFFLHIPFPSQELIRVLPWRKELLQGMLGADLIGFHTFSYMRHFLNAVSQLLGLTNQNGQIETADRTILVDTFPLGIDYDRYATAAVSAPAQEYAHTYREALRGARIILSIDRLDYTKGIAERLRAFELLLERYPEWREYVSLVMVVVPSRDQVETYRRLKEEIDELVGRINAKYCTISWRPVYYFYRSLPLEELAAWYQLADIGLVTPMRDGMNLVAKEFVASKADQSGVLILSERAGAARELADALLINPTDIGQLAEALHVALVMPEEEQRQRMSNMQNLVQQYDVFAWSRLFIERLEYAKHKQLALATAQLDARNAQYLVRDYQQAKQRLLLLDYDGTLVPFLANPQRARPDAELLNLLKALTNDGHPGRHH; encoded by the coding sequence ATGGCTAAAACCATCATTGTTTCCAACCGTTTGCCTGTAAAAGTGCTCCGTACGGACGACAAGCTGTCTTTTCAACCAAGTGAAGGAGGCCTGGCTACTGGGCTTGGCTCCATCTACCGCTCCGGCGACAATGTGTGGGTTGGCTGGCCCGGCTTAACAGTAGAAGGGGCAGAAGAACAGGACCTTGTAGTAGAGGAGTTGCGTGCCAATAGCATGTCGCCAGTGTTCTTGACGAAAGCAGAGTTTCGGGACTACCACGAAGGATTCTGCAATGAAACGCTTTGGCCCACTTTCCACTATTTCGCGCAGTATGCCGTTTTCGATGATGCTACTTGGGCTGCCTATGTAGCCGTCAACGAGAAATTCTGTCAGGCGGTGCTAGAGCAAGCCGGCCCCGAGGATACTATCTGGGTGCACGACTACCAATTGCTGCTGCTACCTAGTCTGCTTCGCCAGGCCCGCCCCCAGGCCACTATTGGGTTCTTCTTGCACATTCCATTCCCGTCGCAGGAGCTGATTCGGGTGCTTCCGTGGCGCAAGGAACTGCTGCAAGGAATGTTAGGTGCTGATCTGATTGGCTTCCATACGTTCAGCTACATGCGGCACTTTCTGAATGCTGTGTCGCAACTGCTAGGATTGACCAACCAGAACGGGCAGATCGAAACAGCTGACCGTACTATCTTGGTTGACACCTTCCCTTTGGGCATCGACTACGACCGGTACGCCACGGCGGCCGTCTCGGCACCGGCACAGGAGTATGCGCATACCTATCGTGAGGCATTGCGTGGCGCCCGCATCATCTTGTCTATTGATCGGCTAGACTATACCAAAGGCATTGCCGAGCGGCTGCGGGCTTTTGAACTGCTGCTGGAGCGCTATCCTGAGTGGCGCGAATACGTGAGCTTGGTTATGGTGGTAGTTCCCTCCCGCGACCAAGTGGAAACGTACAGAAGGCTGAAAGAGGAAATTGATGAGCTAGTGGGGCGTATCAATGCCAAGTATTGCACCATCAGTTGGCGGCCCGTCTATTATTTCTACCGATCCTTACCCCTTGAGGAATTGGCCGCTTGGTACCAATTGGCAGATATTGGATTGGTTACGCCCATGCGGGACGGTATGAACTTGGTGGCCAAAGAGTTTGTGGCAAGCAAAGCCGACCAGAGCGGAGTGCTTATCCTTAGTGAGCGAGCTGGCGCGGCCCGAGAACTAGCCGATGCGCTTCTAATCAATCCTACGGATATTGGGCAGTTAGCAGAGGCGCTCCATGTAGCTTTGGTGATGCCTGAAGAAGAGCAGCGCCAGCGCATGTCGAACATGCAAAACCTTGTGCAGCAGTATGATGTATTTGCTTGGAGCCGCCTATTTATAGAACGGCTTGAGTACGCAAAACACAAGCAATTGGCTTTGGCTACCGCTCAGCTCGATGCGAGAAATGCTCAGTATCTGGTGCGTGATTACCAGCAAGCCAAGCAACGGTTGTTGTTACTGGACTACGATGGTACCCTGGTACCCTTCCTTGCCAACCCGCAGCGTGCCCGACCCGACGCCGAACTGCTGAACTTGCTTAAGGCGCTGACTAACGATGGCCACCCAGGTCGCCATCATTAG
- a CDS encoding cation:proton antiporter domain-containing protein, which yields MLVFVLFESGLEVRLKQLRAALRCTLELTTINFVVTTLVVATLGQLFEELVFISALILGTILGGTSSAVVTTLVRKVNILPQTSTTLVMESALSDIFTLAIPIALISFYSGSSFSVVTLFTEILSSLIVAVLAGVGCGYLWLVLMTQVSTLLKTRF from the coding sequence GTGCTGGTCTTTGTCTTGTTTGAAAGTGGGTTGGAAGTACGGCTGAAACAGCTACGCGCCGCATTGCGCTGCACGCTGGAGCTTACGACTATCAACTTTGTGGTTACCACGTTGGTAGTGGCCACACTGGGTCAGCTTTTCGAAGAGCTAGTCTTTATTAGCGCACTTATATTGGGCACCATTCTCGGGGGCACGTCTTCCGCCGTTGTCACCACGTTGGTCCGCAAGGTGAATATCCTGCCGCAGACCTCCACGACGCTGGTTATGGAGTCGGCGCTAAGCGACATCTTCACCCTGGCTATTCCTATAGCCCTCATTAGCTTTTACTCGGGCTCTTCGTTCAGTGTTGTAACGTTGTTCACCGAAATTCTTTCTTCTCTGATTGTAGCGGTATTAGCTGGAGTTGGGTGTGGCTACCTGTGGTTGGTACTGATGACCCAGGTGTCCACCTTGCTCAAAACGCGGTTCTAG
- a CDS encoding non-ribosomal peptide synthetase gives MLTDIQAPQRTAGSQALAVDFDPFMEPEITRLVPITDPQAEIWLASLLGGDDANRAYNQSLSVRFTGPLNQAAMQQALQQTVNRHEALRSVFSANGKHMCVFATVATDLAYQDIASLPAAEQTRVVSNFIEQDAQHVFDLVHGPLLKASLLRLGSEEHQLVLTVHHIVCDGWSLGILLQDVGKLYSFYSQGLRPVLPPASEFSTYAHEQALFRSSEEYAQIEQFWIQQYHDSVPVLELPTDFPRPAFRTYQGTRLDFPLSSTLVAKLKKVGVEAGCSFVTTLLASFELLLHRLTGQETVVVGLPAAGQPTTGSQHLIGHCVNLLPLKSHFGPEDTFQGFLQQRRAYLLDAYDHQGLTFGSLLKNINVARDASRIPLVPVVFNVDMGLANGVAFHQLRYEVRTNPRAYETFDLFLNASGSENHVVLEWSYNTALFTETRIGRMMAEFELLLQEVTTAPSQKKVQRESYSANKVPTAYSLLNDTTVDYPKGISLPALIANQVVAAPHKTAIKFRSATLSYSDLHTKSNQLAHFFLQKGIKSGDIIGVALDRSLELVVTLLAVIKCGAAYLPLDPTYPDDRLEFMLRDSAARLLVSSKEVSGTVLTAGAETYRIEDALLEASQHPTSAVLTVIPDEAVLYVLYTSGSTGLPKGVQVKHHSMVNLLRSIKEAINVSTDDKLLAITTISFDIAGLELFLPLISGATVVLAETHATKDGQLLLQLVEEEAVTILQGTPSTWRMMLDAGWIEPYPLQAISGGEALSNELAERLASRCKALWNMYGPTETTIYSSVKQVTAPTQVITIGKPIANTQFYILDESGSLVAPGTAGELYIAGTGVANGYLNRPELNRERFIANPFSPDVASKLYRTGDLAKLIDTGEIQYLGRADQQIKVRGYRIEPGEIEYLLTSISEIKEAVVVAKEDSYGLTRLRAYIVLAVATQHQDAGISIWRKVLADKLPAYMIPNDFIVVESIPRTLNGKVDRNALLQVAAPTPRHTTVEHGEPRTDVEQMVVAIWKKYLQLDTISIFDDFFTIGGHSLIAVQVMAHLEKETGKKLPLATLFESSTVEKLAAVLQLDSKFITWNSLVPIRPHGTKTPLYIVHGGGLNVLLFNALAKNMAPDQPVYGLQAQGLNGIDEPHDSVEAMAAHYIAAIQAQNPNGPYALAGYSFGGIIAFEMAKQLQAAGKPVETLAMFDTYADQPKQFKSGVANSIKHIASSVKRLAYNFVLLYKNPKDTMAYKWEALGRLADRFKYDKVKHYEITYGYPHKMGEAQSTAANTYQIVPQQVKIDLFRAKEKTYYMDDFVYLGWKEFALGGIDIHEVPGDHNYMFAPPNDVEAGRVLQAALDRV, from the coding sequence ATGTTAACCGATATTCAAGCACCGCAACGCACCGCAGGATCACAAGCTTTGGCAGTGGACTTCGACCCTTTTATGGAGCCGGAGATTACTCGGCTGGTACCGATTACCGATCCGCAGGCTGAAATATGGCTGGCCAGCCTGCTGGGCGGCGACGATGCAAACCGGGCATACAACCAGTCGTTGTCGGTGCGGTTCACCGGGCCGCTCAATCAGGCGGCTATGCAACAGGCCTTGCAGCAAACCGTGAACCGACACGAGGCCCTACGCTCTGTTTTCAGCGCCAACGGGAAGCATATGTGCGTGTTTGCTACCGTGGCTACGGACCTGGCCTACCAAGACATTGCGAGCCTACCAGCGGCAGAGCAAACTCGTGTCGTTAGCAACTTCATCGAGCAGGATGCGCAGCACGTGTTCGACTTGGTGCATGGTCCCCTGCTGAAAGCCTCCTTGCTTCGGCTGGGCAGCGAAGAGCACCAGCTTGTCCTTACCGTTCATCACATTGTGTGTGATGGATGGTCGCTTGGCATTCTCTTACAGGATGTAGGCAAGCTTTATTCGTTTTACAGTCAAGGCTTGCGGCCTGTGTTGCCTCCAGCTTCAGAATTTAGCACGTACGCCCACGAGCAAGCACTGTTCCGGAGCAGTGAGGAATACGCCCAGATCGAGCAATTCTGGATACAACAGTACCACGACTCGGTGCCGGTGCTAGAGCTACCAACTGATTTTCCCCGGCCAGCCTTTCGCACGTACCAAGGTACCCGCCTAGACTTTCCCCTCAGTAGCACCCTAGTTGCCAAGCTAAAAAAAGTGGGGGTGGAAGCGGGTTGCAGCTTTGTCACGACATTGCTGGCAAGTTTTGAGCTGTTGCTGCACCGCCTAACCGGTCAGGAAACGGTAGTGGTGGGGTTACCCGCGGCGGGCCAGCCGACCACTGGCAGCCAGCACCTGATAGGGCACTGCGTCAACCTGTTACCATTGAAGAGCCACTTCGGCCCCGAGGACACGTTTCAGGGCTTTCTGCAACAACGCAGAGCCTATCTGCTCGATGCCTACGACCATCAGGGACTCACGTTTGGGAGTTTGTTGAAGAACATCAACGTAGCCAGGGATGCCAGCAGGATTCCCTTGGTTCCCGTTGTTTTCAACGTGGATATGGGCCTTGCAAATGGCGTGGCATTCCACCAATTAAGGTATGAGGTGCGCACAAACCCTCGGGCTTATGAAACCTTCGACTTGTTTTTGAACGCAAGCGGATCGGAAAACCACGTGGTTTTAGAGTGGTCTTACAATACGGCGCTGTTTACGGAAACAAGGATTGGCCGCATGATGGCCGAATTTGAATTGCTGTTACAAGAGGTTACCACTGCTCCCAGCCAGAAAAAGGTGCAGCGGGAAAGCTACAGCGCCAACAAAGTACCAACTGCATATTCGCTGCTAAACGATACAACTGTTGATTACCCGAAAGGCATATCCCTACCTGCTCTTATTGCCAATCAAGTAGTTGCAGCGCCCCATAAAACGGCAATCAAATTCCGTAGCGCTACATTGTCTTATTCTGACTTACACACCAAGTCAAATCAACTTGCTCATTTCTTCCTTCAGAAAGGGATTAAGAGCGGAGACATTATTGGTGTTGCACTTGACCGTTCTCTTGAACTGGTCGTAACGCTGCTGGCCGTTATAAAATGCGGGGCGGCGTACCTCCCTCTCGACCCAACCTACCCCGATGACAGGCTGGAGTTTATGCTGCGTGATTCAGCTGCAAGACTGCTTGTCTCGTCTAAAGAAGTAAGCGGTACTGTTCTTACTGCTGGGGCGGAAACCTACCGCATCGAGGACGCTCTGCTGGAGGCAAGCCAACATCCGACTTCTGCTGTTTTAACTGTTATACCGGATGAGGCCGTTCTGTATGTTCTCTACACGTCGGGCTCGACAGGGTTACCGAAGGGCGTGCAGGTGAAGCACCACAGCATGGTGAATCTGCTGCGTAGCATCAAGGAGGCAATCAACGTATCGACAGACGATAAGCTACTGGCAATTACTACCATCTCGTTTGACATAGCTGGGTTAGAGCTTTTCCTACCACTGATTAGTGGTGCCACCGTAGTACTTGCCGAAACCCACGCCACCAAGGACGGCCAGCTGCTGTTACAACTGGTCGAAGAGGAAGCGGTTACTATCCTGCAGGGTACGCCCTCAACCTGGCGCATGATGCTCGATGCAGGCTGGATAGAACCGTATCCTTTGCAGGCTATCAGCGGCGGCGAAGCATTGTCCAATGAACTTGCGGAACGTCTTGCTAGCCGCTGCAAGGCATTATGGAATATGTATGGCCCAACTGAAACCACTATCTATTCCTCGGTAAAGCAAGTCACGGCCCCAACCCAAGTAATTACGATAGGCAAGCCTATTGCCAACACTCAATTCTACATTCTGGATGAGTCAGGCAGTCTGGTTGCGCCCGGCACGGCCGGTGAGTTATACATTGCCGGCACCGGTGTAGCCAACGGCTACTTAAACCGCCCAGAGTTAAACCGGGAAAGATTTATTGCCAATCCATTCTCACCGGATGTAGCCAGTAAACTATACCGAACCGGCGACTTAGCCAAACTGATAGATACCGGCGAAATCCAGTATCTAGGCCGGGCCGATCAGCAGATCAAAGTGCGAGGATACCGAATCGAGCCGGGTGAAATAGAATATCTGCTTACCTCCATTTCCGAAATAAAGGAAGCCGTAGTAGTGGCCAAAGAAGACAGCTACGGCCTGACGCGTTTGCGCGCCTACATAGTGCTTGCCGTTGCCACTCAGCACCAAGACGCTGGCATTTCCATTTGGAGAAAGGTTCTCGCCGATAAACTTCCGGCATACATGATTCCCAACGATTTTATTGTTGTTGAATCCATCCCCAGAACGCTGAACGGCAAGGTCGACAGAAATGCGCTGCTACAGGTTGCCGCGCCTACTCCTCGCCATACCACCGTTGAGCACGGGGAGCCGAGAACGGACGTAGAGCAAATGGTAGTTGCTATCTGGAAGAAGTACTTACAGCTAGACACCATCAGCATATTCGATGATTTCTTTACAATAGGTGGCCACTCCCTAATTGCCGTTCAGGTGATGGCGCATTTAGAGAAAGAAACCGGCAAAAAGCTACCCTTAGCCACGCTGTTCGAGAGTTCCACTGTCGAGAAGCTTGCTGCTGTATTACAGCTAGACAGCAAGTTTATCACCTGGAACTCACTGGTTCCTATCAGGCCGCACGGCACCAAAACACCACTCTACATTGTGCACGGCGGAGGATTGAATGTACTCTTGTTCAATGCATTGGCCAAGAACATGGCCCCCGACCAGCCGGTGTACGGCTTACAAGCCCAAGGCCTCAACGGCATCGATGAGCCGCACGACAGTGTAGAAGCTATGGCAGCCCACTATATAGCAGCCATCCAAGCCCAAAATCCGAATGGCCCTTATGCACTGGCAGGCTACTCCTTTGGCGGTATCATCGCCTTCGAGATGGCCAAGCAATTGCAGGCTGCTGGAAAGCCCGTGGAGACGTTGGCTATGTTCGATACGTACGCAGACCAACCCAAGCAATTCAAGTCAGGAGTTGCCAATTCCATCAAACACATTGCGTCTTCGGTCAAGAGGTTAGCTTACAATTTCGTGCTGCTCTACAAAAATCCGAAAGACACTATGGCGTATAAATGGGAAGCGTTGGGAAGGCTTGCGGATAGATTTAAATACGACAAAGTGAAGCATTATGAAATCACGTACGGCTACCCCCACAAAATGGGAGAAGCACAGAGCACAGCAGCCAATACCTATCAAATCGTACCTCAGCAGGTGAAAATTGATTTGTTCCGAGCCAAGGAAAAGACGTACTACATGGACGACTTTGTTTATTTGGGTTGGAAGGAATTTGCGCTAGGAGGAATTGATATCCATGAGGTACCCGGCGACCACAACTACATGTTTGCCCCGCCGAACGATGTAGAAGCAGGCCGAGTACTACAAGCCGCCTTGGATAGAGTTTGA